In Raphanus sativus cultivar WK10039 chromosome 5, ASM80110v3, whole genome shotgun sequence, the following proteins share a genomic window:
- the LOC108862834 gene encoding hexokinase-4 translates to MGRVLAMLTAAAAVVACSVAAVMVRGRVKRRRKWRKVVGLLKDLEESFETPLGRLRQMVDAVAVEMQAGLVSEGGSKLKMLLTFVDDLPNGRERGTYYALHLGGSYFRIIRVHLGGERSSLEVEDIERHSIPTSLLNSTSEVLFDFLASSLQKFIEKEGKESSSSQDVKRELAFTFSFPVKQTSLSSGVLIKWTKGFAISEMAGEDIAECLQGALDRRGLDIHVAALVNDTVGALSYGHYHDPDTIAAVVFGTGSNACYLERTDAIIKCQNPRTTSGSMVVNMEWGNFWSSRLPRTLYDIELDAESLNSNDMGFEKMIGGMYLGDIVRRVILRMSQESDIFGPISSILSTPFVLRTNSVSAMHEDDTPELHEVATILKHLGVPKVQLKVRKLVVKICDVVTRRAARLSAAGISGILKKVGRDGSGGGEGRRRSIGKQMMRRTVIAVEGGLYSNYKMFREYMDEALRDILGDDVARHVVIKAMEDGSSIGSALLLASSHSVRTISNI, encoded by the exons ATGGGGAGGGTACTGGCGATGTTGACGGCGGCCGCGGCGGTCGTGGCTTGCTCGGTGGCGGCGGTGATGGTGAGAGGGAGGGTGAAGCGACGGAGGAAGTGGAGGAAGGTGGTTGGGTTACTGAAGGATCTGGAGGAATCGTTTGAGACGCCGTTGGGGAGGCTGAGGCAGATGGTGGATGCTGTGGCTGTGGAGATGCAAGCTGGTTTGGTCTCTGAAGGAGGTTCTAAGCTTAAGATGCTCCTCACTTTCGTCGATGATCTTCCCAATGG GAGGGAGAGAGGAACTTATTACGCGCTTCATCTAGGAGGATCTTACTTTAGGATAATAAGGGTTCATTTGGGTGGAGAAAGGTCGAGTCTTGAAGTTGAAGATATCGAAAGACATAGCATACCCACATCTTTGTTGAATAGCACCAGCGAG GTTCTCTTTGACTTTCTGGCATCATCCTTGCAGAAGTTTATTGAGAAAGAAGGAAAAGAGTCCAGTTCGTCGCAAGATGTGAAAAGGGAACTTGCGTTTACTTTTTCTTTCCCGGTCAAACAAACGTCTCTCTCTTCCGGTGTTCTCATCAAATGGACCAAAGGTTTCGCAATTAGTGAAATG GCTGGGGAAGATATTGCTGAATGTTTACAAGGAGCGTTGGACAGGAGAGGGCTAGATATACACGTTGCTGCTCTT GTGAATGATACAGTTGGGGCCCTGTCCTATGGGCATTATCATGACCCAGACACGATTGCCGCTGTTGTCTTTGGAACAGGTAGTAACGCATGTTACCTCGAACGAACTGATGCCATAATCAAGTGTCAGAATCCGCGCACAACTTCTGGAAGCATG GTGGTGAACATGGAGTGGGGAAACTTTTGGTCATCTCGTCTGCCAAGAACTTTATATGACATTGAGTTGGATGCAGAGAGTTTAAACTCAAATGACATG GGATTTGAGAAGATGATAGGAGGGATGTATCTTGGAGACATTGTCCGCAGAGTAATTCTTCGTATGTCACAAGAATCGGACATCTTTGGACCCATCTCTTCCATTTTATCGACGCCTTTCGTTCTAAG AACAAACTCAGTGTCAGCAATGCACGAAGATGACACACCAGAGTTGCATGAAGTAGCAACAATCTTGAAACATTTAGGG GTACCCAAGGTACAACTGAAGGTGAGGAAACTTGTAGTGAAGATATGCGATGTAGTGACACGCAGAGCAGCTAGGCTATCAGCAGCAGGAATCTCAGGAATCTTGAAGAAGGTAGGGAGAGATGGGagcggaggaggagaaggaagaagaagaagcatcgGTAAGCAGATGATGAGAAGAACGGTGATTGCAGTAGAAGGTGGTCTCTATTCGAATTACAAGATGTTTAGAGAATACATGGACGAAGCTTTGAGAGATATATTGGGAGACGACGTGGCTCGACATGTAGTGATTAAGGCCATGGAAGATGGCTCAAGCATCGGTTCTGCATTGTTGTTGGCTTCATCACATAGCGTTCGGACCATATCGAACATATGA